The DNA window AGTTTTACATCCCTAATGATTCCGTGCGTCGGATACTCGACGAACGCACGCTCGACGGCGGTTTCACGTTCGAACGCGAGCGCCTTCGCGGCCGCGACGGCGTGAACGGTTTGAGGGTGCCAGACGCCGTTCTCGGGTGGGCTGCCGGCCGAGATCAGCGACGGGGTCGGCGTGTCGAGGTCGAGGATCTTGTGAGCGACACCTCGACACTCCTTGCCAGTGAGGAGCACGTCGCGCGAGTCAGGTCGGCAGAGTTCCTCGAACGCATCGAATCGGGCCTTCGCACACGAGAGATTGCTCCGGTACTGAGTCGGTGTGACGGAAATCGGGTGACTCGTGAGGTCCGCGCTGTCGAGGAACGCGGGATACCGAAAGGCGAGATCGCGGCGCTCTTCGACCTCGGGTGGCGGTTCGCGATCGTCGTCCTGTTGTCGGTAGTAGCACTGTCGGGGGCAGTAGGCCGCCGTTCGGAGATCGCTGAACGCGTGCATACCGCGCGGTGGTCGCGGCTTCAGTCATAAACGCTCGCACGGCGGCTGCGTCGCGCGGCGGGGCGGTTGCGGGGGCGAGACAGTGCTGACCGCGGTAGCGGGGCGGTGGTAGTTGCGGTAGCGGGGCGGTGGTGGTTGCGGT is part of the Halococcus salifodinae DSM 8989 genome and encodes:
- a CDS encoding CRISPR-associated protein Cas4; the encoded protein is MHAFSDLRTAAYCPRQCYYRQQDDDREPPPEVEERRDLAFRYPAFLDSADLTSHPISVTPTQYRSNLSCAKARFDAFEELCRPDSRDVLLTGKECRGVAHKILDLDTPTPSLISAGSPPENGVWHPQTVHAVAAAKALAFERETAVERAFVEYPTHGIIRDVKLTTRRKAAYRRAVRTLESIDGPPPRLDDDAKCESCEYREECGVKTRSLRSLLGLG